A DNA window from Acetobacter aceti NBRC 14818 contains the following coding sequences:
- the yajC gene encoding preprotein translocase subunit YajC — protein sequence MSDFLISPAYAQAAGGAGGGLSGVYQLLPYAVVFVIFYFMMIRPQQLKQKKLKESLKNMRRGDRIVTSGGIIGVVRKASPEMDEIEVEIAPNVSVKVLRSTVSTVLSSVEKPANDTGASVGKA from the coding sequence ATGAGTGATTTCCTTATTTCCCCTGCTTACGCTCAGGCTGCCGGCGGTGCCGGAGGTGGCCTGAGCGGCGTTTATCAGCTGCTCCCTTATGCGGTGGTTTTTGTCATTTTCTATTTCATGATGATCCGCCCGCAGCAGCTGAAACAGAAAAAGCTGAAGGAGAGTCTGAAGAACATGCGCCGTGGTGATCGGATCGTCACGTCGGGTGGCATCATCGGGGTAGTGCGCAAGGCTTCTCCGGAGATGGACGAAATTGAGGTCGAGATCGCTCCGAACGTCTCTGTGAAGGTTCTGCGTTCCACAGTTTCAACCGTGCTTTCCAGCGTGGAAAAGCCTGCCAACGATACCGGGGCAAGCGTCGGTAAGGCATGA
- a CDS encoding tyrosine recombinase: MTDESVDSFLEMLAAERAAAPATLAAYTRDLEHCSEALGAEGETLATASVEALRRWVAEMASDKLARRTIARRISCIRQFYLFLLREGRRADNPASQLDAPSPQQTLPKFLTETEVSALIDASTCSPDNRPAQRRRLLLGRAALELLYSTGLRISELLALRRDMFREDVRMLMVRGKGGRERLVPLSDPARDAVMALLLEDEAKKSLWLFPGRTPLRPITRQGFDKILTDIGSRAGIDPARLSPHVLRHSFATHMLAHGADLRVLQMLLGHADIATTQIYTHVQADRLRAVVESHHPLGKPAVEAGDTDEQSLMQKEASEKKP; this comes from the coding sequence GTGACTGACGAGTCAGTCGATTCGTTTCTTGAGATGCTGGCGGCTGAAAGAGCCGCTGCACCAGCAACCCTTGCCGCCTACACACGGGATCTCGAACATTGCAGCGAGGCGCTCGGTGCTGAAGGTGAGACGCTTGCTACGGCTTCCGTGGAGGCTTTGCGCCGGTGGGTCGCCGAAATGGCGTCAGATAAACTGGCGCGTCGCACGATCGCCCGCCGGATTTCCTGTATCCGCCAGTTCTATCTCTTTCTGCTACGCGAGGGGCGGCGGGCGGATAACCCTGCCAGTCAACTCGATGCGCCATCGCCGCAGCAGACGCTTCCCAAATTTCTGACAGAAACCGAAGTGTCGGCCCTGATCGACGCCTCCACCTGTTCACCGGACAACCGCCCGGCACAGCGGCGCCGTCTTTTGCTGGGTCGTGCCGCACTGGAGCTGCTTTACTCGACCGGATTGCGAATCTCTGAATTGCTCGCGTTGAGACGGGACATGTTCCGGGAGGATGTCCGGATGCTGATGGTGCGCGGCAAGGGTGGACGGGAGCGTCTTGTGCCTCTGTCCGACCCGGCCCGTGATGCAGTCATGGCCCTGCTGCTGGAAGATGAGGCAAAGAAAAGTCTCTGGCTTTTCCCCGGTCGCACTCCCTTGCGTCCGATCACCCGACAGGGTTTCGACAAGATTCTGACTGACATCGGTTCGCGGGCAGGAATCGATCCCGCACGATTGTCTCCTCATGTGCTGCGTCATTCGTTTGCGACTCATATGCTGGCACATGGAGCGGATCTTCGGGTGCTACAAATGCTGCTGGGGCATGCGGACATCGCAACCACCCAGATCTACACTCATGTGCAGGCAGACCGCTTGAGGGCTGTCGTCGAATCGCATCATCCGCTGGGAAAACCTGCTGTCGAGGCGGGTGACACAGATGAGCAGAGTCTCATGCAAAAAGAGGCTAGCGAGAAAAAACCGTAA
- a CDS encoding acetyl-CoA carboxylase carboxyltransferase subunit alpha — MRQFLDFEKPVAELETKIDGLRNTAAAADGGSDGVSISDEIGKLSDKVEKQLRSLYAKLTPSQKVQVARHAQRPHTLDYIKGLITDFTPLAGDRQFGDDKAIIGGLGRFNGQSVVVIGTERGSDLETRLQHNFGMARPEGYRKAIRLMEMAGRFRLPILTFVDTSGAWPGIDAEARGQAEAIARSIETCLTVPVPLISTIIGEGGSGGAVALATADRVLMLENAIYSVISPEACASILWRDPKQAATAAEALRLTAQDLKKLGLIDRIIEEPVGGAQRDPQSMIEKLGQSIAEELMPLLSEGAAALIAQRREKFLAMGRSALN; from the coding sequence ATGCGTCAGTTTCTGGATTTCGAAAAACCGGTCGCCGAGCTTGAGACCAAGATCGATGGCCTTCGCAACACCGCCGCCGCAGCCGATGGCGGGAGTGATGGCGTCAGCATCTCTGATGAGATCGGAAAGCTTTCCGATAAGGTCGAGAAGCAGCTTCGCTCGCTCTATGCCAAGCTCACCCCGTCGCAGAAGGTGCAGGTTGCACGTCATGCGCAGCGGCCGCACACCCTTGATTACATCAAGGGACTGATCACCGATTTCACGCCACTTGCCGGTGACCGTCAGTTTGGCGATGACAAGGCCATTATCGGTGGTCTGGGTCGTTTCAACGGTCAGTCCGTGGTGGTTATCGGAACCGAGCGCGGTTCTGATCTGGAAACCCGCTTGCAGCATAATTTCGGCATGGCGCGTCCGGAAGGCTACCGCAAAGCCATTCGCCTGATGGAAATGGCCGGACGTTTCCGTTTGCCGATTCTTACATTCGTGGATACGTCTGGCGCATGGCCCGGTATCGACGCGGAAGCCCGTGGTCAGGCGGAAGCCATCGCCCGGTCGATCGAAACCTGCCTGACGGTGCCTGTACCTCTGATTTCGACCATAATCGGAGAAGGCGGCTCGGGTGGCGCTGTTGCTCTGGCTACGGCTGATCGGGTGCTGATGCTTGAGAACGCCATCTATTCGGTGATTTCACCGGAGGCATGCGCTTCGATTCTCTGGCGTGATCCGAAACAGGCTGCGACTGCCGCCGAAGCACTGCGTCTGACGGCTCAGGATCTGAAGAAGCTTGGTCTGATTGACCGAATCATCGAAGAGCCAGTCGGTGGAGCGCAGCGCGATCCTCAGTCGATGATCGAGAAGCTTGGTCAGTCGATTGCGGAAGAGTTGATGCCGTTGCTGAGTGAAGGCGCAGCGGCGCTTATTGCCCAGAGACGTGAAAAGTTCCTGGCGATGGGACGTAGTGCGCTGAACTGA
- the mutT gene encoding 8-oxo-dGTP diphosphatase MutT, whose translation MAGTFCLRGLRPDDAGAIHAQVNDWNVIRMLSRLPFPYPRDLAERWIASTVQQAEARTAYHFAIENQAGAVIGCIGLTLSQTDGHYRGSLGYWIGREYWRQGIATLAADRLCSWAFANLPVDTIEASVAQDNVASVAVLNKLGFRQTSTATQTFTARGGNVNVLLFSASRESFDTAHQSNPVAENDSSIEQTEEPRRLVLVVAAVLIDANNRILLARRPEGKTLAGLWEFPGGKMEPGEAPETSLIRELREELGIDASRACLAPFTFVSHSYEKFDLLMPIYLCRQWQGHPEGREGQKLAWVKADELDQYPMPPADIPVIPFLRDLL comes from the coding sequence ATGGCTGGAACATTCTGCCTGAGAGGCCTCCGTCCTGATGATGCGGGGGCCATTCATGCGCAGGTCAACGACTGGAACGTCATCCGGATGCTCAGCCGGTTGCCGTTCCCCTACCCGCGCGATCTGGCCGAACGCTGGATCGCCAGCACTGTCCAGCAGGCCGAAGCCAGAACGGCTTATCACTTTGCGATCGAAAATCAGGCTGGCGCGGTCATCGGGTGTATCGGCCTGACGCTGAGCCAGACTGACGGCCATTATCGCGGCTCACTGGGTTACTGGATCGGACGCGAATACTGGCGGCAGGGCATCGCCACTCTGGCTGCCGACCGCCTCTGTAGCTGGGCTTTTGCGAACCTTCCTGTCGACACGATCGAAGCCTCTGTCGCACAGGACAACGTTGCCTCCGTCGCCGTGCTGAACAAGCTCGGTTTCAGGCAGACAAGCACCGCCACCCAGACATTCACCGCACGAGGCGGCAATGTGAATGTCCTGCTGTTCAGCGCATCCCGTGAAAGCTTCGACACCGCTCACCAGAGCAATCCCGTTGCAGAAAACGACTCATCGATTGAACAGACGGAAGAGCCACGCCGCCTCGTGCTGGTGGTGGCAGCCGTTCTGATTGACGCGAATAACCGTATTCTTCTGGCCCGACGCCCGGAAGGCAAGACGCTTGCAGGATTGTGGGAATTTCCCGGCGGCAAGATGGAACCGGGTGAAGCCCCGGAAACCTCTCTGATCCGGGAGTTGCGTGAGGAGCTTGGCATTGACGCCAGCCGCGCCTGCCTTGCGCCTTTCACCTTCGTGTCCCACAGTTATGAAAAATTCGATCTGCTGATGCCGATCTATCTGTGTCGACAGTGGCAGGGTCATCCTGAAGGGCGCGAGGGACAGAAACTGGCCTGGGTGAAGGCCGACGAACTGGACCAGTATCCCATGCCGCCCGCCGATATTCCTGTTATTCCCTTTCTGCGTGATCTTCTTTGA
- a CDS encoding ATP-binding protein: MTTDIMPVLERIASALERLAPATASLDGLDSADAFIWQPQRGRLSPVRTVSHVALKLLQGVDSQKQLLLNNTAHFAAGLPANNAMLWGSRGTGKSSLVKACHAEINATLPPDQHLILIEIEREDLGTLPDLMDLLRTSSRRFIVFCDDLSFEREDADYKALKSVLDGGIAGRPENVLFYATSNRRHLMPRDMIENEKATAINPSEATEEKVSLSDRFGLWLGFHVCPQDVYFDMVRAYAKERRLAISDEDLCARANEWAVTRGNRSGRVAAQFMDDLTASLKSGSQ, translated from the coding sequence ATGACCACAGATATCATGCCCGTTCTGGAACGTATCGCCTCCGCACTGGAACGTCTTGCTCCGGCCACAGCCTCCCTGGATGGTCTGGACAGTGCCGACGCCTTCATCTGGCAGCCCCAGCGCGGCAGACTTTCTCCTGTCCGCACCGTATCGCATGTCGCCCTGAAACTGCTTCAGGGAGTCGATTCCCAGAAACAGTTGCTCCTGAACAACACGGCGCATTTCGCAGCAGGCCTTCCAGCCAACAATGCCATGCTGTGGGGCTCCCGCGGCACAGGGAAGTCCTCCCTTGTAAAAGCGTGTCACGCCGAAATCAATGCAACGCTTCCTCCCGACCAGCACCTGATTCTCATTGAGATCGAGCGTGAGGATCTCGGCACCCTTCCCGATCTGATGGATCTGCTGCGCACCTCCAGCCGCCGCTTCATCGTGTTCTGTGACGATCTGTCCTTCGAGCGCGAGGATGCGGATTACAAGGCGCTCAAATCGGTTCTCGACGGCGGCATCGCCGGACGACCGGAGAATGTGCTGTTCTACGCCACTTCCAACCGTCGTCACCTGATGCCGCGTGACATGATCGAGAACGAGAAGGCGACAGCCATCAACCCTTCCGAAGCGACAGAAGAAAAAGTCTCGCTGTCTGACCGTTTTGGTCTCTGGCTTGGTTTTCATGTCTGTCCGCAGGACGTTTATTTCGACATGGTCAGAGCCTATGCGAAAGAACGCAGGCTCGCGATTTCGGATGAAGATCTCTGTGCCCGCGCCAATGAATGGGCTGTCACGCGAGGCAATCGCTCTGGTCGTGTCGCGGCACAGTTCATGGATGATCTGACAGCATCGCTGAAAAGCGGGAGTCAATAA
- a CDS encoding competence/damage-inducible protein A — MNPTSALIVIGNEILSGRTQDANIRFLATHLGDIGAPLKEVRIIPDVRETIITTVNEMKARYDQVFTTGGIGPTHDDITSACVAEAFGVPLELHAESAALLEDHYGKDQFTTARQRMAMLPRGATPIKNAASIAPGFSIGNVHVMAGVPSIMQAMFHAVSPTLRRGQPIQSKTWYALGIYESVIAAALEAVQNRYPDLDLGSYPFKRADGRGGVALVAKGSDPANLAAASQAIHDLIAATGETPIEGEPKA, encoded by the coding sequence ATGAATCCCACTTCCGCTCTTATCGTTATCGGCAACGAAATTCTTTCCGGGCGTACGCAGGACGCCAATATCCGTTTTCTGGCAACGCATCTTGGTGATATCGGCGCCCCACTCAAGGAAGTCCGCATCATCCCGGATGTGCGCGAGACGATCATCACCACCGTCAACGAGATGAAGGCGCGTTACGATCAGGTCTTCACGACTGGCGGGATTGGCCCGACCCATGACGACATCACGTCAGCCTGCGTAGCTGAAGCGTTTGGTGTCCCACTCGAACTGCATGCGGAAAGCGCCGCACTACTGGAAGACCATTACGGCAAGGATCAGTTCACGACAGCCCGCCAGCGGATGGCGATGCTGCCGCGTGGCGCAACGCCGATCAAGAACGCGGCCTCCATCGCTCCGGGATTTTCCATCGGCAACGTGCATGTCATGGCGGGCGTGCCTTCCATCATGCAGGCCATGTTTCATGCCGTCAGTCCGACGCTCAGACGGGGGCAGCCTATCCAGTCGAAAACATGGTATGCGCTCGGCATCTATGAGAGCGTCATCGCCGCTGCTCTGGAAGCTGTCCAGAATCGCTATCCTGATCTGGATCTCGGTTCTTATCCGTTCAAAAGGGCCGACGGTCGTGGCGGCGTCGCTCTTGTAGCGAAAGGTTCCGACCCGGCTAACCTCGCAGCCGCTTCGCAGGCAATTCACGATCTCATCGCAGCGACCGGAGAAACGCCGATAGAGGGCGAACCAAAAGCCTGA